A single genomic interval of Sebastes umbrosus isolate fSebUmb1 chromosome 9, fSebUmb1.pri, whole genome shotgun sequence harbors:
- the LOC119493884 gene encoding protocadherin gamma-C5-like has product MGFMERGIMWNKLPAWQVLLWWHHFFLLWSTIDGQTRYSIPEELKQGSVVGNLAKDLGLVVSELYRRKLRITSEAGKQYFRVDLGKGELVVVDGIDREELCGQRPSCVLPLELVIDNPLQLHRVEIEIQDTNDNSPSFHTKEKVVKIAELVNPGARFPLESAQDPDVGTNSVRSYLISKNDNFKLTVRSHKDGRKIPELVLEKPLDREKLPVHNLILTAVDGGDPVRSGTSEITVIVLDNNDNAPQFERQVYEANISEKATPGTEILHVKATDADEGLNGEIEYLFAEQTTDLILSLFDIEPSTGVIVVKGSLDHETNRLHRFDITAKDKGNPEMDGHCGIEIKIVDINDNIPEIIVMSLTTPVPEDSAIGTVIALISAKDPDSGDNGKITLSVSSKSPFKLNPSVSNHYSLVTNGPLDREKNSQYSVKISATDHGKPPLSSEKIILVELLDVNDNPPVFSQPSYVVYVKENHAPGKILCSVSATDPDSGDNAKISYSILDSKVQDVSVSSYVYINSDNGSIYSMHSFDYEKLKVFQIQVQAKDQGSPSLSSNATVHVFILDQNDNAPAVIYPSSAALGSLSHQRMPRSAKAGHLVTKVTAVDADSGHNAWISYKLAEASDASLFTVNLYTGEVRTKRAVSEQDDSSQRLLIEIKDDGEPVQSATVTVSILLEDGLHEPILDLRHKVTEPSKKTGRITLYLILSLASVSVLSLVTFLILAVKCMRTSRSSGSCCMRRTDCDGYKNPNRNLQIQLNTDGPIKYVEVLGGDMMSQSQSFRSCMSPMSEYSDFTLIKPSSTTDFKEVISVLDASLPDSTWTFESQQITAASTACTRLTMRS; this is encoded by the coding sequence ATGGGATTTATGGAACGAGGAATAATGTGGAACAAATTGCCTGCATGGCAGGTGTTACTGTGGTGGcatcatttctttctcttgtgGAGTACAATAGACGGACAGACTCGCTACAGCATCCCGGAGGAGCTGAAACAGGGCTCCGTGGTAGGAAATCTAGCCAAAGATCTGGGTTTGGTTGTATCTGAACTGTACCGACGTAAATTGCGGATAACTTCGGAGGCTGGTAAGCAGTATTTTCGAGTGGACTTGGGGAAGGGAGAACTGGTGGTGGTTGATGGGATAGATAGGGAGGAACTGTGCGGACAAAGACCGTCATGTGTGTTGCCTTTGGAGCTAGTCATAGATAACCCCTTACAGCTGCATCGAGTCGAAATTGAAATACAGGACACAAACGATAATTCTCCTAGTTTTCATACTAAAGAGAAAGTGGTGAAAATTGCAGAGCTGGTCAATCCAGGAGCGCGATTTCCTTTAGAAAGTGCACAGGATCCCGATGTGGGCACTAATTCTGTACGATCCTACCTCATAAGCAAAAATGATAATTTCAAATTGACTGTTAGATCCCACAAAGACGGTAGAAAAATCCCTGAACTGGTGCTCGAAAAACCTCTTGATCGAGAAAAGCTGCCTGTGCACAATCTCATCCTCACTGCTGTAGATGGTGGAGATCCGGTGCGTTCAGGGACATCTGAAATTACAGTTATAGTActtgataataatgataatgcacCGCAGTTTGAAAGACAGGTATATGAGGCAAATATCAGCGAAAAGGCAACACCTGGAACTGAAATATTGCACGTTAAAGCTACTGATGCAGACGAAGGACTAAATGGAGAAATTGAATATTTGTTTGCAGAGCAAACTACAGATCTGATTTTATCTTTATTTGACATTGAACCTTCTACTGGAGTTATTGTTGTCAAAGGAAGTTTAGATCATGAAACGAACCGTTTGCATAGATTTGACATAACTGCTAAAGACAAAGGTAACCCTGAGATGGATGGGCATTGTGGCATCGAAATTAAAATAGTTGACATTAATGACAATATTCCTGAAATAATTGTGATGTCTTTAACGACACCTGTTCCAGAAGACTCTGCAATTGGAACAGTTATTGCGTTGATAAGTGCAAAAGACCCAGATTCGGGTGACAATGGTAAGATTACGTTAAGCGTGTCTTCCAAATCCCCCTTCAAGTTAAATCCTTCAGTCTCTAACCATTACTCATTAGTGACTAATGGGCCACTTGACCGTGAAAAAAATAGCCAGTACAGTGTCAAGATAAGTGCTACTGATCATGGAAAGCCCCCATTATCGAGTGAAAAAATAATACTTGTTGAATTGTTAGATGTTAATGACAACCCACCAGTTTTCTCCCAGCCTTCTTATGTCGTTTATGTAAAAGAGAACCACGCACCTGGAAAGATTTTGTGCTCAGTGTCAGCGACAGATCCTGATTCGGGCGACAACGCGAAGATCTCCTActccatcttggactctaaagTGCAGGACGTGTCTGTCTCCTCTTATGTTTACATTAACTCAGATAACGGCAGCATCTACAGCATGCACTCGTTTGACTATGAGAAGCTGAAGGTGTTTCAGATTCAGGTTCAGGCAAAGGATCAGGGCTCTCCGTCTCTCAGCAGCAACGCCACTGTCCATGTTTTTATCCTGGACCAGAACGACAACGCCCCCGCTGTTATTTACCCCTCCTCCGCTGCCCTGGGCTCCCTCTCTCATCAGAGGATGCCCCGCTCCGCTAAAGCGGGTCACCTGGTCACCAAGGTGACGGCCGTGGATGCTGACTCGGGCCATAACGCCTGGATCTCCTACAAACTGGCGGAGGCCTCAGACGCCTCTCTGTTCACTGTCAACCTGTACACAGGGGAGGTGAGGACTAAACGCGCTGTGTCCGAGCAGGACGACTCCTCTCAGAGGCTGCTTATAGAGATCAAGGACGACGGGGAACCGGTCCAGTCCGCCACCGTCACGGTGTCCATCCTGCTGGAGGACGGCCTCCATGAGCCCATCTTAGACCTCCGACACAAAGTGACCGAGCCCAGCAAGAAAACTGGCAGAATCACCCTTTATTTGATTCTCTCTCTGGCCTCGGTGTCCGTGCTGTCTCTGGTGACTTTTCTCATCTTAGCGGTTAAATGCATGAGGACCAGCAGAAGCAGCGGTAGTTGCTGCATGAGACGGACCGACTGTGATGGTTACAAGAACCCCAACAGAAACCTGCAGATCCAGCTCAACACTGATGGACCTATAAAGTACGTGGAGGTCCTGGGAGGAGACATGATGTCTCAGAGTCAGTCCTTCAGGTCCTGCATGTCTCCGATGTCAGAGTACAGTGATTTCACTTTGATTAAACCCAGCAGCACCACTGACTTTAAGGAGGTCATCAGTGTTCTGGATGCGTCTTTACCCGACAGCACCTGGACCTTTGAGAGCCAGCAG